In Danaus plexippus chromosome 8, MEX_DaPlex, whole genome shotgun sequence, the sequence CAAAAGACGTCAACGACagaaacaacatggccgcctCAGTGAAGTGAACGGTCGCGCGCGGCTGTTGTGGAGTTTCTGAAATATCGTGTtataagttgttttaaataacgaaaataacTGTGTGTTCTATATAAGATATTACAATTGTTCATATTATGGTGTGTTATAGACATGATGTAATtatgttgaataataaatattatatataaaatttaaattaatttcatccaTTCAGGTATCAGTCATCGCTGCAAGGTAAAGATTTCTTGGTTTGCAAAAAACATAtcgaaacaaattaaatttgtgaacaattcattaaatattaataattaaggcTAACGTTTTAAAAGCATAGCCAtggtaataaaacaatatttagcTTCATTGTAATGGAATAAATGATCAATAGGTTGCGTCTAATAACGAGCTAAAAATTTTCAGGtgcatacaaaatttatttagattaagTCTTCGTTTTTCAATTACCTTTCAAAACATGTTTTAccaatgtatattaaaattattgaacatttctttatcattggttttttaaagtgtatagtTTACTCATCCGTACCATGTTCAACGTGTATTTTAAAGAAGTCCATCATATCCTTGACGCCGGTACATCCTATCTGTTGATTCATGTATGAACCGTAGCCGTATTTGTAATAAGTCTCCAAGTCTTCTGCGTACTCTAGACGCTTCAGATCGTCTTTGGAAAAAACctgtaatgtttaattaacattgacaaatacattttcctttgatagaaataatatactcTACTTctgatatttgttaataaacaaCTTGTTTCAGAGGATATGATAatcagatatattatattaataagtaccTAGCAGTAGTTTAATTGGGAAATAGCTGTGAGACCAGACCTTTAATCAGAATTGAGTTCCATACTTGAGATTTCAAggtattttatacttattccAAGTTAGCATCGTTAtaatacgaagcgtttcccgtttttcCTTCGAGGACCTACGCCATACTATAATGTGCGAAGTTTTATGACGGGACAACTATTGACTCTCAGTATTTAGTGTGAAGATGCAAACTTAAAATAAGCTGAGTGCAGacagttttcaatataaatactctCACAAAATACTATCACATATTAAAACCTGATAACTGTAACGCTTAATTTAACGATGCGATCTTCACGTTACAAGACTATTGGTctctttaaattcatttatatttttaatttcaagttACATAATCTAAAATCATAGTTAAATGCCTACTACTACtagttttttcataattattacgtatgataatttttaagtttaaggtCCTTAAACTGGTAGcgattatcaaacaaattttgatgtatgaattttcataaaataatccttgtatagttttatagcctttataattgtaaggtttattaaaattttatactgacAGCACACCAGGGAGATATTTGTGCCACATTCCAGGCCTTGTTATATCGGCACATGTCGTACGCTCGCTGGACTACCTCACGCTGGACGTCATAGTTGAAGCCCATTCGAAGGGATATGTTGGTTATCATCTGTGAATATAGGAATTTTGTGAAGAAAAACTACCTATGTGTATTCCTTACTTtagattaagaaaaataaaaggggttattagtttaaaataaattactttgtttgCTGAAGTTATTcaacctttttatataaatgatttttttttttattagatcacgttatttttttatacgtttttcttggtgatatttatatgacattaataagaatttgtattaaatctaaaCAACCCTCACCTCTTTAAATTCTTGTTTTGACTCGAACGTCCGTAACTGTGACAAAGTGTCGTTATTCTCTTCGACTTGTTTGGTCCATGATGGGCAGAATTTATAAGGCTGTAAAATGTTATGCATTCGATacgtgaattaaaaaaaacacacacacacacaaacccaattttttaaaacacaaaatgaAGAGTATGTTTCAAAGGacattcaaaattcaaattacatATTGTCTTTATACAATTCgtaaacaaataatgtattttcttaCCCTCAGTAACTTCTCATCGCTTTCCTTCGGTATATCGTAATTGTCTGCCTGAGACCTGAACAGACCTTCGGTGAAAGCGCGGAACGTTGTTTCCGACCGCTGGTCGTTCACAAATTTGAACTGAAAGTGCGAAAATAATGACGTCAAAATATTTCGTGTCTATTGGTATAAAGTCGTAATGGGTCTAACTATTTTAATGATCGAAAGGTTGTTACACTATATTCAAACTAAGTTTTCACAATTTTAAGTTAAGATAATTCGGGTTTCgcatatttttcatactagTTACtgtgatttaatatttctggGTAAAAATAACATCTTCGTAATATAAACTGCTATAACATCCAATTAAGgtatctttgaaataaatctagCCCTTCCAAAGGTAATAttagagaaatatataaaaatgtatgaatatcTAGAAAATCTGGTTTATTGTCTAGAGATGACCATAGACAAAAAACCGCATCCAATGTCACGTATAGTTTAGCCGACAGAtgtcattttatatcattaccGTTTTTATACCAGGAACAAGCAAATAGTCTCACCACTCACCAGAAATGCCAAAGACTTCATCGAGGTAAAAGTTACCAACTTAgtacacagattatattaaatttattaatattttatcatacttAGTTGAGCCGCAAAAGATATGAGCAAGCGAAAGTCAAACTATTAATTAGCTTTTTCAGCTTTTGTTAAGCAATATCTGACCAATTTAAACAGATCTCTAAAATTACAATCAGATGTCGCTCTGGTCTTGTGAAAAATGCGCTTCTCCTGCCGCTGTTTTGAAAGTTTAATCATTTGTAGGGAGAAGATACGTGAAACCTCACCTCACGTTAGTTGGCTTTTGTGATTAGAATTAGAGATAAGAGCGAAACCACTCACCAAATAATCGTGTCTATTATCTGTCAGTAGTCCAGGGAACCGTTGTTTCCAAGCTTGTGCCAGCTCCTGAGTGGATATATATCCGTCGCTGGTAAGTTCTCCAGCGAATGTCACGTTCTGACGAGAATTCCATTCCCATCGCTCTAGGAGATTGACGTCCGATGTGCACATACGGATCtaggaaaattaatatatgtactacattttattttaactaactaTGCGGTGCCATCGACAATAAACAGTCTTTGCCAACAGAAAGTATTATCAAGTGAAAAATTTGCAGATCTAATTccatttgcatattttttctaaaatacaaagaaaaaaattcagtTCACAAATAACAAACACTATGCCAGTtctaatgtatattttcaaacgAAGGCTCTATATGATTGATGGCTTTCCTGAGATCACATAAATCCTCGCATGCCTTGCTAatattctacaaaaaaaatctcatgtcGTTGATGGTGCGAAATGTGATTTTAATGAGGTTTTTCACATTATCAGATGCGAGCCTCATACCGCCACAATATTACGCCacataatttaatcataaaatgtGACTGACATACTAAAtggaaaaaattgttttagcgTATAGAATTCCAAAAAAAGTGTTCATGGTcgcttaaaaagaaaacaaaagatCCTAAGGTAGTTCTTTGAGGATGAAATAAATCTGGTATGTTATGATAAACGTAGCATTTACTATTCAATGTAAGTAcgtaagattttataaaatacgcaATAAAGAACCGGTTTTGCAAAGAATTTGTAGTGTGGCTTCGAATGTTTGAAAGATTGCTACGACATGTTAAGGGTTCAGATATGGAAAAAACTCGCTGTGGTATTTGATTTCGATATTAATCCCAAACGAAATACTTACATCATGgacaagtataaataaattagaattactaatatatttggaTGGATTAGATTCCATCAGAGCAAAGCCCAGATCATACGCTTTTCCAATACaggtaatagttttatatatcttagATTTCCTTTCTAGGTTtatatgttttccttcacaGATAAGAatcgaattaatttaaatatcaatcgATTGAATACATGAATTTAAAAGTCATTGTATTAAATCAGAGCTTATAGgatattaaaaacttcaatttgatatttagtCTAGTTTTGGGATATCTAAGCTGAGTGATCCAAAAGATTGCGTAagttattagattttttttaattttgtttgttttaaaattctccTAAGTTCTGACTAACGAATAAAACACGAGAcatgaaaaatacttttaaaacgttttgttaaaaaaattattgaagctGTTGACAATTTCTTTGGAGAACAAACCTGTACTTACATTAGTGTTCCTAAAGTTGCCATTCTTGTAGTTCGcgatgatattatttttaagatctGTTAACTTCTGGAGATCTGGTATTTCGTCTGCCTCGGGATTGTGGGAGCCGTGGCGGTTCAGCAACCAAATTGCGATTGGTTGACAACCTAAAACAgtagtattttaaatggaaTAGGGTAGTGTTCTTCAATGTGCGCCTCCCAGGGAATAGAGACGATCTTTGGAAGAAAGATATACACATATCCTATTTAACAAGAGTGATAATTGACCCTtcttaagatttaataattagaaaatacattgtctaaatatattgagaaataacataaataccaAGGGGTTATGCCCTAGGTACTGCCTAACTCTTACCACATATGAAATAATCATTCCAGAGACTATGCGATTCCCATATaagtaactaaatattttagtaacattaatttaacataatattatattaatggtttttttttgttaataaaatgacaaaggaggttttaatatagtatagAAGTCAACCATAATCATAAAAAGCCGGccgttataacttataaattaatgcaaTCACTCCCAAGTTTCGTGAAACGATATCATCAATCAGGTGTACGGTGTACTATCGTCTCGTTAAATTGACATCATtcttctatttaaaatgtgaGCCAATGTTAGTCATTAAATGGCC encodes:
- the LOC116772771 gene encoding multiple inositol polyphosphate phosphatase 1-like isoform X1 produces the protein MAEKNHLKMRLILGVLTLTSLAYCQETCQTADEDPYLLFGTKTAYTFANKGIPVNRAHDIPGCQPIAIWLLNRHGSHNPEADEIPDLQKLTDLKNNIIANYKNGNFRNTNIRMCTSDVNLLERWEWNSRQNVTFAGELTSDGYISTQELAQAWKQRFPGLLTDNRHDYLFKFVNDQRSETTFRAFTEGLFRSQADNYDIPKESDEKLLRPYKFCPSWTKQVEENNDTLSQLRTFESKQEFKEMITNISLRMGFNYDVQREVVQRAYDMCRYNKAWNVAQISPWCAVFSKDDLKRLEYAEDLETYYKYGYGSYMNQQIGCTGVKDMMDFFKIHVEHETPQQPRATVHFTEAAMLFLSLTSFGARRDAAPLTGDNYHTPTATARHWTSSSISPYNANLAAILYKCTPNSNFQINDKYQVLFLENERPLYLEGCRVGLCEWNLVKNRFGLIADNCNLNFCNSATKANSIGLSLAVFVFITKYIF
- the LOC116772771 gene encoding multiple inositol polyphosphate phosphatase 1-like isoform X2; amino-acid sequence: MRLILGVLTLTSLAYCQETCQTADEDPYLLFGTKTAYTFANKGIPVNRAHDIPGCQPIAIWLLNRHGSHNPEADEIPDLQKLTDLKNNIIANYKNGNFRNTNIRMCTSDVNLLERWEWNSRQNVTFAGELTSDGYISTQELAQAWKQRFPGLLTDNRHDYLFKFVNDQRSETTFRAFTEGLFRSQADNYDIPKESDEKLLRPYKFCPSWTKQVEENNDTLSQLRTFESKQEFKEMITNISLRMGFNYDVQREVVQRAYDMCRYNKAWNVAQISPWCAVFSKDDLKRLEYAEDLETYYKYGYGSYMNQQIGCTGVKDMMDFFKIHVEHETPQQPRATVHFTEAAMLFLSLTSFGARRDAAPLTGDNYHTPTATARHWTSSSISPYNANLAAILYKCTPNSNFQINDKYQVLFLENERPLYLEGCRVGLCEWNLVKNRFGLIADNCNLNFCNSATKANSIGLSLAVFVFITKYIF